One part of the Solanum dulcamara chromosome 3, daSolDulc1.2, whole genome shotgun sequence genome encodes these proteins:
- the LOC129881670 gene encoding uncharacterized protein LOC129881670 — protein MQLSNQYRYTTTNCIFKIYIEYAHTRYYHIPPDISTQEDMARATVIAHHERSVKNIIRGFSIPVGLPWHLVDEVYIPVNYDRDFHWVLAVVVLKKRLIRVYDSSPRRRSSNLSLEIQKIAAMLPTYLQDSGFFDNNERTDWSSLDSYKDKSIGNMLEPHHLFAVEYVEGIAQQGSDSLDCGVFLAIFAEYLSDGISIPNTGLNVEFFRSRYATLLWRYGCQKAMDGYVSDNDDPKKPRRDISPSQGELIDVQ, from the exons ATGCAATTGAGCAATCAGTATCGATACACAACGACAAActgcattttcaaaatttacatcGAATATGCACACACACGCTACTATCATATTCCACCTGACATTTCTACCCAAGAAGATATGGCAAGAGCCACTGTTATAGCTCATCACGAGAGATCtgtgaagaacataataagaggtttCTCAATACCAGTCGGGTTGCCCTGGCATttggtagatgaggtatacattcCAGTAAACTACGACAGggattttcattgggttcttGCGGTAGTTGTGTTGAAAAAGAGGTTGATACGTGTGTATGATTCATCGCCTAGACGAAGAAGTAGCAACCTTTCCCTAGAGATCCAAAAAATAGCAGCAATGCTACCAACATACCTGCAAGACAGTGGTTTCTTTGACAACAACGAACGTACTGATTGGTCGTCtcttgattcatacaaggacaaatcaaTCGGTAACATGCTTGAACCACATCACCTATTTGCAGTTGAATATGTTGAAGGAATTGCGCAACAGGGAAGTGACagctt GGATTGTGGAGTTTTCCTGGCCAtttttgctgaatatcttagtgatggaatttctattccaaatacTGGACTAAACGTCGAATTCTTCCGTTCAAGATATGCCACACTCTTGTGGAGATATGGTTGTCAaaaggccatggatggttatgttagcgataacgacgatccaaaaaaaCCTAGGAGAGATATCTCTCCAAGCCAAGGAGAACTGATTGATGTCCAATAG
- the LOC129883594 gene encoding uncharacterized protein LOC129883594, translating to MVEDGRYEQYPWGKIAFSKLIKGMRQEFSNAKQMYRLGGMSYALNVWIYEYASQVPSEIAVRVGNKISRILNWRVVTVKPNFETFMSTIFSEYRCSNIVQSQHEMESIVIHGSQQKSKASTSTAKVNFRKPHEVPEFEDFSTTTPIELLKRSSHVADTFSPPPSKRMKTFPTKESIQVETANMHKDFIPPNESEKPVSLDNVPAPKSVVGGESFGHLDQIVHMQFKALKKSIKKSLKRYVDQKFKHLENKIDSNHIDLLKAIDSMANRMTGTSSQLKIDDFDQTFHVVEQQQAPTGLEVHNFANKSDPPQQNDQSNVQEDIKESETLIFTPQLKDVSAHQMEPQRADTDQLIPDSDTLQNTGKKDGRVAVDKTDKVEEQVEEIEKEKIKPSTSESNTSAPFSTETLDVIDAIIYGLPLPVMPLTVVSHEQVVQDECLLCDSQLPTTLPSKPNHDSFEDLTIAVSF from the exons ATGGTAGAAGATGGTAGGTATGAGCAATACCCATGGGGGAAAATAGCATTTTCCAAATTGATAAAAGGAATGCGACAGGAGTTTTCAAATGCCAAACAAATGTATCGTCTAGGCGGCATGTCATACGCTCTGAATGTATGGATATATGAATATGCATCTCAAGTGCCCTCTGAAATTGCTGTAAGAGTGGGTAATAAAATTTCCAGAATTCTTAACTGGCGTGTTGTTACCGTGAAGCCAAATTTTGAGACCTTCATGTCTACCATCTTCAGTGAG TATCGATGCTCCAACATTGTCCAATCTCAACATGAAATGGAATCTATTGTCATTCATGGCAGTCAACAGAAATCTAAAGCTTCAACATCAACTGCTAAGGTCAATTTCAGAAAACCTCATGAAGTCCCCGAATTTGAGGACttttcaacaacaacacccaTAGAATTATTAAAAAGATCCAGTCATGTTGCTGATACATTTTCTCCACCTCCTTCCAAAAGAATGAAGACTTTCCCTACTAAAGAGTcaattcaagtagaaacagCCAACATGCACAAGGATTTCATACCACCAAATGAATCAGAAAAGCCTGTTTCTCTTGACAATGTACCAGCGCCGAAGTCAGTAGTAGGAGGTGAATCTTTCGGTCATTTGGATCAAATTGttcatatgcaattcaaagcattgaagaagtccataaagaagtctctaaagaGATAC GTTGACCAGAAGTTCAAGCATTTGGAgaataaaattgattcaaatcatattgatcttttgaaagcCATCGACAGTATGGCGAACCGAATGACTGGCACATCATCTCAACTTAAAATAGATGATTTTGATCAAACATTCCATGTGGTTGAACAACAACAAGCACCTACTGGATTGGAGGTGCACAATTTTGCTAATAAATCTGACCCACCCCAACAAAATGACCAATCTAATGTCCAGGAAGATATTAAG GAATCGGAAACATTAATTTTTACACCACAATTGAAGGATGTATCAGCACACCAAATGGAACCACAAAGAGCAGATACTGATCAGCTTATTcctgattctgatacattacag AACACTggaaagaaagatggaagagTAGCCGTTGATAAAACTGACAAAGTAGAAGAGCAAGTTGAggagattgaaaaagaaaaaatcaaaccaagcaCATCGGAATCCAATACTTCAGCACCATTTTCGACCGAAACTCTGGATGTGATAGATGCTATAATATACGGACTTCCATTACCAGTCATGCCATTGACCGTTGTTAGTCATGAGCAAGTAGTTCAGGATGAATGTCTATTATGCGATAGCCAGCTACCAACCACTCTTCCATCAAAACCCAAT CATGATTCCTTCGAAGATCTTACAATCGCCGTATCTTTCTAA